The Halomicronema hongdechloris C2206 genome includes a window with the following:
- a CDS encoding permease: MTQLHNGTTLFLSLLVEAMPFLLLGVAFSSLLLLFVDEKQLVAALPRHPILAALSGSLVGFLFPVCECGNVPVARRLILQGAPPAVAIGFLLAAPTVNPIVIWATWVAFRDQPEMVVLRLVLTLTIATLIGAVFSAQRDLRPFLQPSLAKVVPAASATEASPSPLLRSGTYLMQGSGQLLQMDNPAAVMTAPARPRSRRQKWPLMVDTMLQEFRELGAVLVIGSAIAATVQVALPRDMVLGLGQGPITSILAMMLLAWVVSICSTVDSFFALSFAATFTSGSLLAFLVFGPMIDLKNISLLLTLFRSRAIIYLFGLAGLLTFVITLLINLYVL, translated from the coding sequence ATGACTCAACTCCATAACGGCACGACACTCTTCCTCAGTCTGCTAGTGGAGGCCATGCCCTTCCTGTTGCTGGGGGTGGCGTTCTCTAGCCTGCTGTTATTGTTTGTCGATGAAAAACAGTTAGTGGCGGCTTTGCCTCGGCACCCAATCTTGGCGGCTCTATCCGGCAGCTTGGTGGGCTTCCTCTTTCCCGTCTGTGAATGTGGCAATGTGCCGGTAGCCCGCCGGCTGATCCTGCAAGGAGCCCCGCCGGCCGTGGCCATTGGTTTCTTATTGGCGGCCCCCACCGTCAACCCCATCGTCATCTGGGCCACCTGGGTCGCCTTTCGAGACCAACCCGAAATGGTGGTGCTACGGCTGGTGCTGACCCTGACCATCGCCACCCTAATCGGAGCCGTCTTCAGTGCCCAGCGCGATCTACGTCCCTTTTTGCAGCCCTCGTTGGCCAAGGTAGTCCCCGCCGCCTCGGCCACGGAAGCAAGTCCTTCTCCCCTGCTGCGCTCCGGCACCTATCTGATGCAGGGATCCGGTCAACTCTTGCAGATGGACAATCCGGCGGCGGTGATGACTGCCCCGGCCCGGCCCCGTTCCCGGCGGCAGAAGTGGCCGCTGATGGTCGACACCATGTTGCAGGAATTCCGAGAACTGGGGGCGGTGCTGGTCATCGGCAGCGCCATTGCCGCCACTGTCCAGGTGGCGCTGCCGCGAGACATGGTCTTGGGACTAGGGCAAGGCCCGATCACTTCGATTCTGGCCATGATGCTTTTGGCCTGGGTGGTTTCCATTTGCTCTACGGTCGACTCCTTCTTTGCCCTCTCCTTTGCGGCCACCTTCACCAGTGGCTCCCTGCTAGCCTTCTTAGTGTTTGGCCCCATGATTGACCTGAAGAACATCAGTCTGCTGCTGACCCTGTTCCGTAGCCGGGCCATCATCTATTTGTTTGGTCTGGCAGGGTTGCTGACCTTCGTGATCACCTTGCTGATTAATCTCTATGTGCTGTAA
- a CDS encoding glycosyltransferase family 4 protein produces MLFDLSIRGHHPAYIRHLITYWRQHQPRQSLAIVVSPRFLDEHSDVVELVEREEKTKIQFHAITAEEAAHLGKRKSFRQRLLRSFREWDLLLKYIKKLNASYCITLYFDTCMLPAALGKHPACELAGIYFRPTFHYADLNQEHQASIADKLQKIREKVILKLLDKKPNIAKILCLDKFAVADLNKTFKQTHAMALPDPVEIHSGSPEFTNQRIQDMKAALGIDNHRKTFLLFGSLTHRKGIPQVLTALQQLPEDLAKKLCIALVGESNQAESINSNIEIICQQKPVQIVRYYDFVPEADVPIYFALADVVLAPYQKHVGMSGILLLAAAAGKPVLSSDYGLMGELVRRYQLGLTIDSSQPEHIADALTQYLSQPSTTFCNSEKMQEFVLENSADKFAQVVFQDVIVRDKI; encoded by the coding sequence ATGCTCTTCGACCTCTCAATCAGAGGTCATCATCCAGCCTATATCCGACATTTAATTACCTATTGGAGGCAGCACCAACCCCGTCAATCTCTCGCCATTGTAGTGTCACCAAGATTTTTAGATGAGCACTCTGATGTTGTTGAACTAGTAGAAAGAGAAGAGAAGACTAAGATTCAATTCCATGCCATCACAGCTGAGGAAGCTGCACATCTAGGCAAAAGAAAATCATTTCGGCAAAGATTGCTTAGATCATTTCGAGAATGGGATCTACTACTAAAATATATCAAAAAGCTAAACGCCAGTTATTGCATAACCTTGTATTTTGATACATGTATGTTACCAGCAGCCCTGGGAAAACATCCAGCCTGTGAGCTCGCCGGCATTTATTTTAGACCCACATTTCATTACGCAGATCTAAACCAAGAGCATCAAGCCTCGATAGCAGATAAACTTCAAAAAATTCGAGAAAAGGTGATTTTAAAGCTCCTCGACAAAAAGCCAAATATTGCTAAGATTTTATGCTTGGATAAATTCGCAGTTGCAGATTTAAATAAAACATTCAAACAGACTCACGCCATGGCCCTGCCAGATCCAGTTGAGATCCACTCGGGCTCGCCTGAATTCACGAATCAGCGAATTCAAGACATGAAGGCGGCTCTCGGTATTGACAACCACAGAAAGACATTTTTATTATTTGGCTCTCTGACTCATCGTAAGGGAATTCCCCAGGTATTGACTGCGCTTCAGCAATTGCCTGAAGACCTGGCCAAAAAACTGTGTATAGCCCTAGTAGGCGAATCGAACCAGGCTGAGTCAATAAACTCCAATATTGAAATAATCTGTCAACAAAAGCCTGTTCAGATCGTTCGGTACTACGATTTTGTACCTGAAGCAGATGTGCCAATTTATTTTGCCCTGGCAGATGTTGTTTTGGCTCCCTATCAAAAGCACGTGGGCATGAGTGGCATCTTGCTACTAGCGGCAGCGGCGGGTAAACCAGTACTGAGTAGCGATTATGGTCTCATGGGTGAATTAGTACGTCGCTATCAGCTAGGACTGACGATAGACAGTAGTCAACCCGAGCACATTGCTGATGCCTTGACTCAATATCTCAGTCAACCAAGCACCACCTTCTGTAATTCAGAAAAAATGCAGGAGTTTGTCCTAGAAAACTCAGCCGACAAGTTTGCCCAGGTTGTCTTCCAAGACGTGATTGTTCGAGATAAAATTTAA
- a CDS encoding glycosyltransferase family 4 protein: MRILISAYACRPNIGSEPAIGWNLSKQLAENWDIWVITRQNNQPEITKYLEHNQQVKLNVIYCDLPRWFQYFNKNQRLVHLHYYLWQIVAYFLGRRLHKKLNFSLVHHITYVRYWSPSFLALLPIPFIWGPVGGGEATPQCLLKDLNPRELLQELSRFLIHRLSEWDPFLGLTAKRSQIALATTEDTARRLAKLGAKNIKVLSQLGLEDSEIDRLSRIKPSQKCRFISIGRLLHWKGFHLSLQAFAAANLPLTIDYWVIGDGPDYARLTELAEDLNIADRVHFMGKLSREETLSKLQEASVLVHPSLHDSGALVCAEAMAAGRPVICLDLGGPALQVTQDTGIKIPAQSAEKIVQSLSEAMVYLAKHPDICAQMGIASQQRVRNTLSWSIKAKEISTIYDDCAVVQS, from the coding sequence ATGCGAATTTTAATTTCTGCCTATGCCTGTAGACCTAACATAGGCTCGGAGCCTGCAATTGGTTGGAACCTATCTAAGCAACTGGCGGAAAACTGGGATATATGGGTGATTACACGACAAAACAACCAACCTGAAATCACTAAATATTTAGAACATAATCAACAAGTTAAGCTAAACGTCATTTACTGTGATTTACCTCGATGGTTTCAATATTTTAATAAGAATCAACGGTTAGTCCATTTGCATTATTATTTATGGCAAATCGTTGCCTATTTTTTGGGTCGGCGTCTGCATAAAAAGCTTAACTTCTCCTTAGTACACCATATTACCTATGTTAGATACTGGAGTCCGAGCTTTTTAGCGTTACTCCCGATTCCGTTTATTTGGGGACCGGTGGGGGGTGGTGAAGCGACCCCACAGTGTCTTCTCAAGGATTTAAACCCACGAGAGCTTCTTCAGGAATTGTCCAGATTTCTGATTCATCGCTTGAGCGAATGGGATCCCTTTCTAGGGTTAACAGCCAAGCGCAGCCAAATTGCTCTGGCTACGACCGAAGATACCGCTAGGCGGCTAGCTAAATTAGGTGCTAAAAACATTAAAGTACTCTCGCAATTAGGGCTTGAGGACAGTGAAATTGATCGTCTTAGCAGAATTAAGCCATCCCAGAAATGCCGATTTATCAGTATTGGTCGTCTGTTGCATTGGAAGGGATTCCACCTGAGCTTGCAGGCATTTGCCGCTGCGAATCTACCCTTGACCATAGATTATTGGGTCATTGGTGACGGACCTGATTATGCCCGCTTGACCGAATTGGCCGAAGATCTAAATATAGCGGATCGAGTCCATTTTATGGGTAAACTCTCTCGCGAAGAAACCTTGTCAAAGCTCCAGGAGGCTTCCGTATTAGTTCATCCTAGTCTGCATGATTCTGGAGCCTTGGTCTGCGCAGAAGCAATGGCGGCTGGCCGACCGGTGATTTGTTTAGATCTGGGAGGACCCGCTTTACAGGTTACCCAGGATACTGGGATTAAAATTCCGGCTCAGTCGGCTGAAAAAATTGTACAGTCACTGTCAGAGGCCATGGTGTATCTAGCTAAGCATCCAGATATTTGTGCCCAAATGGGAATTGCCAGTCAGCAGCGAGTGAGGAACACTTTGAGTTGGTCTATTAAGGCTAAAGAAATTTCTACCATATACGATGATTGTGCTGTGGTCCAGAGCTGA
- the rbsK gene encoding ribokinase: MIHVFGSINLDLVIQAPRLPRPGETVLGTRFDQIPGGKGANQAVAAARAGASVRMVGRVGNDSFGQNLLDNLQAAGVSTQAVQIDANTSSGVAMISVAADGSNQILVVPGANGQVNQSDVARLLDPLQPGDWLLLQFELPLAVVMAAAKQARAAQVQVMVDPAPAPENLPDWFFAAVDILTPNHLEASQLVGFEVCDGPQGPVFDHRTSATAAVRALQQRGVPTVILTLGEQGAIVATADEVFHVPAFSVPVVDTVAAGDAFNGALAVALSQGKSLRTAVQWASAAAALSVGQAGAQPSLPTCDRIEAFLQAH, encoded by the coding sequence GTGATTCATGTGTTTGGCAGTATCAATCTAGATCTAGTAATCCAGGCCCCTCGCCTGCCTCGCCCGGGAGAAACTGTGCTAGGCACGCGGTTTGACCAAATTCCAGGGGGCAAAGGAGCCAACCAGGCCGTAGCAGCGGCGCGGGCCGGGGCATCCGTGCGCATGGTAGGGCGGGTTGGTAATGATAGCTTTGGCCAGAACCTGCTGGACAATTTGCAGGCTGCCGGCGTCTCGACCCAGGCGGTGCAAATTGATGCCAATACCTCATCCGGAGTGGCCATGATTTCGGTGGCAGCCGATGGCAGCAATCAGATCCTGGTGGTCCCGGGGGCCAATGGCCAGGTCAACCAGTCCGATGTAGCGCGATTACTGGATCCTCTGCAGCCGGGAGACTGGTTACTGCTGCAGTTTGAGCTGCCTCTGGCGGTGGTGATGGCGGCAGCTAAACAGGCCCGAGCTGCCCAGGTGCAGGTGATGGTGGATCCGGCCCCCGCCCCTGAGAACCTACCAGATTGGTTTTTCGCTGCGGTTGATATCCTCACCCCCAATCACCTCGAGGCCTCCCAACTAGTAGGGTTTGAGGTGTGCGATGGCCCCCAGGGGCCGGTCTTCGACCATCGCACCAGTGCCACCGCCGCTGTCCGCGCCCTGCAGCAGCGGGGAGTGCCCACGGTAATCCTGACCCTAGGCGAGCAAGGGGCCATAGTGGCCACGGCTGATGAGGTCTTCCATGTCCCCGCCTTTTCTGTACCCGTGGTCGATACTGTCGCCGCCGGAGATGCCTTCAATGGGGCCCTAGCGGTGGCCTTGAGCCAGGGCAAATCCCTGCGGACGGCGGTGCAGTGGGCCAGTGCCGCTGCTGCCCTCTCGGTAGGACAGGCTGGGGCCCAACCCTCGCTGCCGACGTGCGATCGCATCGAAGCCTTTCTACAAGCCCATTAA
- a CDS encoding glycosyltransferase family 39 protein translates to MLAALPIIAFILLFLITQARRANWRESFLVSALAWGVLITLSTEILSLFQWLDLPGVLTTWLAIDVSLAILLQRQLTSGKSPQLLPPIKSWQLSQFQVSLLAGVAVIVVLTGTIALLAPPNNFDSMTYHLGRVVHWIQNRSVDHYPTHIIRQLYPGPWSGYAIAQLQILSNGDHLANLVQWFSLVGSIIATSLIAKQLGANSRGQTFAAVFCATVPMGILQSSSTQNDLIAAFWLLCLSYFSLQIIQEKFGHFRGILVGLGLGLAILTKGTAYLYAFPVCLWLFFAAVKRLKVRLILPFLTMGIITLSLNISHFIRNIQIFGSFLGDSGQDLEAHGINIFLSNIIRNLALHLSTPVRSINLLIIRAVEILHVPLGISPDDPRITSPVGQSFDVHSLINHEDLAGNTLHLLIFLILTIWFFKKYSNFKSRQRFFLAAYWLTVISGFLLFCLLIIWSPWRSRLHLPIFIAAAPFMGVILSQLVPPRLAKATIAFVLIASSLWIFFNETRPLIANSQSIESKAIQNIFNQSRVEQYFISEQKYKSAYLDAAEFIESSQCSDIGLMLSGNTWEYPLWVLTNNHARPNLRIEHVGVENESALKVSAPDRANFSPCMIIANEVEAARTEQINLAGHIYQRTPEPESISIFMETDYISSGQSES, encoded by the coding sequence ATGCTTGCTGCCCTGCCTATTATCGCCTTTATTCTATTATTTTTGATTACGCAAGCTCGCCGGGCTAATTGGCGCGAGTCATTCCTAGTATCCGCCTTAGCTTGGGGGGTGCTTATCACCTTAAGCACCGAGATTCTCAGTCTATTCCAATGGTTGGATTTGCCAGGAGTATTGACAACTTGGCTAGCCATTGATGTAAGCTTAGCCATCCTTCTACAGCGACAACTCACATCAGGGAAAAGTCCTCAGTTACTGCCCCCTATCAAGTCCTGGCAACTGAGCCAATTCCAAGTGTCACTCCTGGCAGGAGTCGCTGTCATCGTCGTTTTAACAGGCACTATCGCCCTGCTGGCACCGCCGAATAACTTCGATTCGATGACTTACCACCTCGGTCGGGTTGTTCATTGGATCCAGAATCGTAGCGTTGATCATTATCCCACCCATATTATTCGGCAGTTGTATCCAGGACCTTGGTCTGGATATGCGATCGCACAGTTGCAAATTCTCAGTAATGGCGATCATTTAGCTAACTTAGTACAATGGTTTAGCCTGGTGGGCAGCATCATTGCTACCTCCTTAATCGCTAAGCAGCTGGGAGCCAATAGCCGCGGACAAACCTTCGCGGCAGTATTTTGTGCCACAGTTCCCATGGGGATTTTACAGAGTTCCAGTACTCAAAATGATTTGATCGCGGCCTTTTGGCTACTCTGCCTCAGCTACTTTAGCCTGCAAATCATTCAAGAAAAATTTGGTCATTTCAGAGGAATTTTAGTCGGACTAGGCTTAGGATTGGCGATTCTGACCAAGGGCACAGCCTATCTATATGCATTCCCCGTCTGTTTATGGTTATTCTTTGCTGCAGTTAAACGCCTCAAGGTCAGGCTTATCCTTCCATTTTTGACGATGGGAATCATTACCCTGTCTCTCAACATTAGCCATTTCATTCGTAACATCCAGATATTTGGTTCCTTCTTAGGAGATTCAGGACAGGATTTAGAGGCCCATGGTATTAATATCTTCTTGTCAAATATCATCAGAAACCTGGCCCTACACTTAAGCACCCCTGTCCGCTCAATCAACTTGCTCATCATTCGCGCGGTAGAAATTTTACATGTGCCGCTAGGGATTAGCCCCGATGACCCCAGAATTACTTCTCCTGTTGGACAGTCTTTTGATGTCCATAGCCTCATCAACCACGAGGATCTTGCCGGCAATACACTTCATTTATTGATATTTTTAATCCTAACGATTTGGTTCTTTAAAAAATATTCGAATTTCAAAAGCAGACAGCGCTTCTTCTTAGCCGCGTACTGGTTGACCGTTATCAGTGGTTTTTTGTTATTCTGCCTCTTGATTATCTGGTCACCCTGGAGAAGCCGATTGCATTTGCCGATATTTATTGCTGCGGCTCCATTTATGGGAGTCATCCTATCACAGCTAGTTCCTCCTAGGCTAGCCAAAGCTACCATCGCTTTTGTACTGATTGCCTCTAGCCTATGGATCTTCTTTAATGAGACTCGCCCTCTAATAGCAAATAGTCAGTCAATCGAAAGTAAGGCAATTCAAAATATCTTCAACCAGTCACGGGTAGAGCAATACTTTATCAGTGAACAAAAATATAAGTCTGCTTACTTAGACGCTGCTGAGTTTATTGAATCTAGCCAGTGCTCTGACATTGGCCTGATGCTGAGTGGAAATACTTGGGAATATCCCCTCTGGGTGCTGACCAATAATCACGCTCGTCCTAACCTAAGGATTGAACACGTAGGCGTTGAGAATGAATCTGCATTGAAAGTGTCAGCGCCTGACCGTGCTAACTTTTCTCCTTGTATGATTATTGCCAATGAAGTAGAGGCTGCCAGGACAGAGCAAATTAATTTAGCTGGGCATATTTATCAGCGAACTCCAGAGCCAGAATCCATTAGCATATTCATGGAGACCGATTATATCAGTTCAGGTCAGTCAGAGTCTTAG
- a CDS encoding glycosyltransferase encodes MSNILIFSSLLLPPSQTFIKAQAEGLQQFTSHYVGCRRVDGLSLPAERTSVINPGTSSGKLKELLFKLTGRSRTLRDILRKIDPVLIHAQFGLSGALLLSSMRSLDIPLIVHYRGADATLDPEVVRFSSINHWIYYQRLDQLKQTTHLFLTVSHFIRKKLIEQGFPDDKIMTHYNGVDIQQFRADMNISREPVVLFVGRLTEKKGCQDLLKAMAQVQMAHPGVRLILIGDGPLREGLEKFAEKHLKQCRFLGVQSHATVKDWMNRARVLAAPSITSVQGDSEGLPNVVLEAQAMGLPVVSTFHAGIPEAVIHQQTGFLVEEHDSDNLGMYIAHLFQDDELWQSFSRQGRLHVETNFDRQRQIQLLETLYEETLEQYHGTTRSAVSL; translated from the coding sequence GTGTCTAATATATTAATATTTAGCAGTCTGTTACTGCCTCCATCTCAAACGTTTATAAAAGCTCAAGCAGAAGGACTGCAGCAATTCACTTCCCATTATGTGGGATGTCGTCGTGTTGATGGTCTATCTCTACCGGCAGAAAGAACCTCTGTCATTAACCCAGGAACATCGTCAGGGAAGTTGAAAGAACTCCTTTTCAAGCTAACAGGGCGTTCTCGGACACTGAGGGATATACTTCGTAAGATTGATCCAGTTTTGATTCATGCCCAATTTGGGCTCAGTGGTGCATTGCTACTGTCCTCAATGAGATCTTTGGATATTCCCCTAATCGTTCATTACAGAGGGGCCGATGCAACCTTAGATCCTGAAGTTGTACGGTTCTCGTCTATAAATCACTGGATCTATTATCAGCGGCTCGATCAATTGAAGCAGACGACCCATTTATTCCTGACAGTCTCCCATTTCATTCGTAAGAAGTTAATTGAACAGGGCTTTCCTGACGATAAAATAATGACCCACTACAATGGAGTTGACATTCAGCAGTTCCGGGCTGATATGAATATTTCTAGGGAGCCCGTTGTCCTATTTGTTGGCCGCTTGACCGAGAAGAAAGGATGCCAGGATTTATTAAAGGCAATGGCACAAGTGCAAATGGCACATCCTGGGGTCCGCTTGATTTTAATTGGGGATGGTCCCTTGCGGGAAGGCTTGGAAAAATTTGCTGAAAAGCATCTGAAGCAGTGCCGGTTTTTAGGGGTGCAATCCCATGCAACGGTTAAAGACTGGATGAATCGAGCTCGAGTCTTAGCTGCCCCCAGTATTACCTCTGTGCAAGGAGACTCAGAAGGATTACCTAATGTTGTCTTGGAAGCTCAGGCTATGGGATTACCGGTGGTCAGCACCTTTCATGCGGGCATTCCAGAAGCCGTCATTCATCAACAAACGGGATTCCTAGTCGAAGAACATGATTCTGACAATCTAGGCATGTATATCGCCCATCTCTTTCAGGACGATGAGCTATGGCAATCATTTAGCCGACAAGGACGGTTACATGTGGAGACTAACTTTGATCGGCAGCGGCAGATCCAGCTATTAGAAACACTCTACGAAGAAACTCTAGAGCAGTACCATGGAACTACAAGGAGCGCTGTTTCCCTATAA
- a CDS encoding glycosyltransferase family 4 protein, with protein MAYAANWRGFAPGFENSFQVEIVGNRKIIPLLRSTSSYGSNFTYLPFSIINRLLQFRPHVIFSNSFGMWTLLALLLKPIGRWKVVIAYEGSSPGVDYRKSPPRLWLRSWMLRIADACITNSAAGKQYLTEVLRASEGEVFMHPYEVPSSNAFSQNAFSQAQDEQAASSLTQSSTKRVFLYVGSLVPRKGLKYLLEACSRLQEWGCEDYLLNVVGDGDERSSLEAYCHNHGLIEQVQWLGRVDYAQLGEQFHKADVFVLPTLEDTWGMVVLEAMVAHLPVLCSQWAGASELILDAQNGFCFDPKDPDSLAHLMQKFILNSELSSQMGRTAGVLMKNYTPAEAADFMVNVVDFVMVSRAKSISKSRAFSR; from the coding sequence GTGGCCTATGCCGCCAACTGGCGTGGTTTTGCTCCTGGCTTTGAAAACTCATTCCAGGTAGAGATCGTTGGTAACCGCAAAATCATTCCACTTTTAAGATCGACTAGTAGCTACGGGTCCAACTTTACATATCTACCCTTTTCGATTATCAATCGACTTTTGCAATTTCGACCCCATGTGATCTTCTCCAATTCCTTTGGTATGTGGACCCTCTTGGCTCTCCTGCTCAAGCCCATTGGTAGATGGAAAGTCGTAATTGCCTATGAAGGGAGTTCTCCTGGAGTAGATTACCGCAAGTCTCCACCACGACTTTGGTTAAGAAGCTGGATGCTACGCATTGCCGATGCCTGTATTACCAACAGTGCTGCTGGTAAGCAATATCTGACTGAAGTACTTCGCGCTTCAGAAGGCGAAGTTTTCATGCATCCCTATGAGGTACCATCATCCAACGCGTTTTCCCAAAACGCGTTTTCCCAAGCCCAGGATGAACAGGCTGCATCGAGCTTAACTCAGAGTTCGACTAAGAGAGTGTTTCTCTACGTAGGCAGTTTAGTTCCTAGAAAAGGGTTAAAGTATTTGCTAGAAGCCTGTTCTCGGCTGCAGGAATGGGGTTGTGAAGACTATCTTCTCAATGTGGTTGGGGATGGTGACGAGCGTTCATCCCTAGAAGCCTACTGTCATAACCATGGCCTCATTGAACAGGTGCAATGGTTGGGTCGGGTTGACTATGCCCAACTCGGGGAGCAGTTTCACAAAGCGGATGTCTTTGTGTTACCTACCCTGGAAGACACTTGGGGAATGGTTGTATTAGAAGCCATGGTTGCCCATCTACCAGTTTTATGCTCTCAATGGGCCGGTGCCTCTGAATTGATTCTAGACGCTCAGAATGGCTTTTGTTTTGACCCGAAAGATCCAGACAGTCTAGCTCACCTGATGCAGAAGTTCATTCTCAATTCAGAGTTATCCTCGCAGATGGGGCGCACAGCAGGAGTACTCATGAAAAACTACACACCTGCAGAGGCAGCAGATTTCATGGTTAATGTAGTAGATTTTGTCATGGTAAGCCGTGCTAAATCCATCTCTAAGTCTAGAGCCTTTTCTAGATGA
- the dxr gene encoding 1-deoxy-D-xylulose-5-phosphate reductoisomerase: MKAITLLGSTGSIGTQTLDILQQHPEAFRLVGIAAGRNVDLLAQQVRQFHPQIVAICDQTQTAALKAAIADVDPQPIVVAGEAGVVEVARYGDAEAVVTGIVGCAGLLPTLAAIEAGKDIALANKETLIAAGPVVLPLVERHGVKLLPADSEHSAIFQCLQGVPEGGLRRILLTASGGAFRDWPVERLPQVTVADALKHPNWSMGRKITIDSATLMNKGLEVIEAHYLFGLDYDHIDIVIHPQSIIHSLIEVQDTSMLAQLGWPDMRLPLLYALSWPERLYTDWEPLDLVKAGSLTFREPDHAKYPCMELAYAAGRVGGTMTAVLNAANEQAVSLFIEEQVQFLDIPRLIEQICERHRADLRCQPRLEDILWADSWAREQVVVASQSLTASTYVSLA; this comes from the coding sequence GTGAAAGCGATCACCCTACTTGGCTCCACTGGCTCCATCGGTACTCAGACCCTGGATATCCTGCAGCAGCACCCTGAGGCGTTTCGGCTGGTAGGCATCGCCGCGGGACGCAATGTAGATCTCCTAGCCCAGCAAGTGCGGCAGTTTCATCCCCAGATTGTGGCTATTTGTGACCAGACCCAGACAGCCGCCCTCAAGGCTGCCATTGCCGATGTGGATCCTCAACCCATCGTGGTTGCTGGGGAAGCGGGGGTGGTGGAAGTGGCCCGCTACGGCGACGCCGAAGCCGTAGTCACTGGCATTGTTGGCTGCGCTGGCCTCTTGCCGACCCTGGCTGCCATCGAGGCTGGCAAAGACATTGCCCTGGCCAATAAGGAAACCCTGATTGCCGCTGGTCCAGTGGTCCTGCCTCTGGTGGAACGCCACGGGGTGAAATTACTGCCCGCCGATTCAGAACACTCTGCCATTTTCCAATGTCTGCAAGGGGTGCCAGAAGGAGGGCTACGGCGAATTCTACTCACGGCATCCGGTGGGGCTTTCCGGGACTGGCCCGTCGAGAGATTGCCCCAGGTGACTGTAGCCGACGCCCTGAAGCATCCCAACTGGTCCATGGGCCGCAAGATCACCATCGACTCTGCCACCCTGATGAACAAGGGCTTAGAAGTAATCGAAGCCCACTACCTGTTTGGCCTCGACTATGACCATATCGACATTGTCATCCATCCCCAAAGCATCATCCATTCCCTGATTGAAGTACAGGATACATCCATGCTGGCCCAACTGGGATGGCCAGATATGCGCCTGCCTTTACTTTACGCCCTCTCTTGGCCAGAGCGACTCTATACCGACTGGGAGCCCCTGGATCTAGTCAAGGCTGGTAGTCTCACCTTTCGGGAGCCTGACCACGCTAAATATCCCTGTATGGAGTTGGCCTACGCCGCTGGCCGAGTCGGAGGGACCATGACCGCTGTGCTCAATGCCGCCAATGAACAGGCCGTCTCCCTATTTATCGAGGAACAGGTGCAGTTTCTCGATATCCCCCGTCTGATTGAGCAGATCTGTGAGCGCCATCGCGCCGATCTGCGCTGCCAACCCAGATTGGAGGATATTCTCTGGGCCGATAGTTGGGCCCGCGAGCAAGTGGTGGTGGCCAGTCAGTCTTTGACCGCCTCGACCTATGTGTCCTTAGCGTGA
- a CDS encoding TIGR03943 family putative permease subunit — protein sequence MMTSRRFQGGPLPWFEFSDLLVLLAWGSLLLKYWLTGELAVLLHPDYQWLSHSAAVVLLGLAGLQGWRLLTQMLQPPSRRPALAQHITLMPHRWSRGILLAVAVAGLIYSPRPFTSDTALQRGLTDTLSMTRSSRPQAFVRQAAPEERTIIDWVRTLNVYPEPDAYGGQAVDVIGFVIHPPEWPDSHLMIARFVLTCCAADAYPVGLAVRLPTGQALPAADTWLRVTGQMTTETLDGQRQLVVAPDRLRPVEEPANPYEY from the coding sequence ATGATGACTAGTCGCCGCTTCCAGGGAGGTCCCTTGCCCTGGTTTGAATTCTCGGACCTGTTGGTGTTGCTGGCTTGGGGGAGCCTGCTGCTGAAGTATTGGCTGACAGGGGAACTGGCCGTCCTGTTACACCCTGACTACCAGTGGCTATCCCACAGTGCTGCCGTGGTACTGTTGGGGCTGGCAGGCTTACAGGGCTGGCGGTTGTTGACTCAGATGTTGCAACCCCCCAGCCGCCGTCCGGCATTGGCCCAGCACATTACCCTCATGCCCCACCGCTGGAGTCGGGGCATCTTGCTGGCGGTGGCGGTGGCCGGGTTAATTTACAGCCCCCGTCCCTTTACTAGTGATACAGCTCTGCAGCGGGGGCTGACCGATACCCTGTCTATGACTCGTTCTTCGCGGCCCCAAGCCTTCGTGCGCCAGGCGGCACCGGAAGAGCGCACCATTATCGATTGGGTCCGGACCCTGAATGTCTATCCGGAGCCGGATGCCTATGGTGGTCAAGCGGTGGATGTGATCGGGTTTGTCATTCACCCACCCGAGTGGCCTGATTCCCATCTGATGATCGCCCGGTTTGTCCTCACCTGCTGTGCTGCCGATGCCTATCCGGTGGGGTTGGCGGTGCGGCTACCAACGGGGCAGGCGCTTCCAGCTGCCGATACCTGGCTGCGGGTGACAGGACAGATGACTACCGAGACTCTAGATGGCCAACGACAACTGGTGGTTGCCCCCGACCGCTTGCGGCCCGTGGAGGAACCGGCTAATCCCTATGAGTATTAG